A DNA window from Gopherus flavomarginatus isolate rGopFla2 unplaced genomic scaffold, rGopFla2.mat.asm mat_scaffold_2223_arrow_ctg1, whole genome shotgun sequence contains the following coding sequences:
- the LOC127042084 gene encoding olfactory receptor 14A16-like: protein MSNQTTMTMFLLLGFSDVPEVQILYFILFLVIYLAALMENLLIITAIALDHHLHTPMYFFLMNLSVIDLGSISVNIPKSMANSLTHTRTISYAGCVAQVFFLVFFLGTNFFLLTVMAYDRYVAICQPLHYERVMNKRACVQMAASAWICGSLNSALHTGNTFMLTFCGGNMVDQFFCEIPKLLKLTCSESYLSEVQVLFFSACLGLSCFVLITFSYVQIFKTVLTISSEQGRHKAFSTCLPHLIVVSLFVFTCIFAYMKPTSSSTFGLDLMVALLYSMLPPMMNPVIYSMRNKDIKAALRRLTGWTLFTKN, encoded by the coding sequence atgtccaaccaaaccaccATGACCATGtttcttctcctgggattctctgatgttccAGAGGTGCAGATTTTATACTTCATACTTTTCTTAGTAATTTACCTGGCAGCACTGATGGAGAATCTTCTTATCATTACAGCAATAGCACTTGACCACCATCTTCACACTCCCATGTATTTCTTCTTGATGAATCTATCTGTCATAGACCTTGGTTCCATCTCTGTCAACATCCCCAAATCAATGGCTAATTCTCTAACCCACACTAGGACAATTTCCTATGCTGGATGTGTTGCCCAGGTTTTTTTCCTTGTCTTCTTCTTAGGAACAAATTTTTTCCTTCTCACTGTCATGGCATACGACCGATATGTTGctatctgccaaccactgcactatgagagagtgatgaacaagagagcttgtgtccaaatggcagccagtgcctggatctGTGGTAGTCTCAATTCTGCACTGCACACTGGGAACACGTTTATGTTAAccttctgtggaggcaacatggtggatcagttcttctgcGAAATCCCGAAGCTACTAAAGCTCACCTGCTCTGAATCATACCTCAGTGAAGTTCAGGTTCTCTTCTTTAGTGCATGCTTAGGCTTAAGCTGCTTTGTtttaataactttttcttatgttcagatcttcaaaacagTGCTGACAATTTCCTCTGAGCAAGGACgccataaagccttctccacctgtctTCCTCACCTTATTGTGGTCTCTTTATTTGTTTTCACTTGCATCTTTGCCTACATGAAACCCACCTCTAGTTCTACATTTGGTCTGGATCTCATGGTGGCGCTTCTGTACTCCATGTTACCACCAATGATGAATCCAGTTATCTatagcatgaggaacaaggacaTCAAAGCTGCATTGAGGAGACTGACTGGGTGGACGTTATTCACCAAGAATTAA